In a single window of the Nicotiana tomentosiformis chromosome 10, ASM39032v3, whole genome shotgun sequence genome:
- the LOC138899768 gene encoding uncharacterized protein produces MSIPQKHDDYQNTNSASTHQVKRVLIDPGSSTNIIRSRVIEKLGLHDLIVPATRILNGFNMASETTKGEIILPVNVAGTIQETKFHVIKGDIRYNALLGRPWIHNMRPVPSTLHQILKFPTPDGVKTVYGEQRAAKEMITVDEVIPISALSSTKGSESKGK; encoded by the exons atgtcGATCCCACAAAAGCAcgacgattatcagaatacaaattcagcatcgacgcatcag gttaaacgtgttttaattgatccaggaagctcgaccaatattattcgatctAGGGTCATAGAGAAGCTCGGCCTACATGATctgatcgtacccgcaactcggattctcaatggattcaacatggcgagtgaaacaactaaaggtgaaataaTCCTACCAGTAAATGTGGCCGggactattcaagaaacaaagtttcatgtGATCAAGGGCGATATtagatacaacgcactgctcggaagaccctggattcataacatgaggccagtcccctcaacccttcaccaaatactgaagttcccaacaccggatggagtaaaaacaGTGTATGGGGAACAACGTGCTGCCAAAGAGATGATTACGGTCGACGAAGTAATACCAATATCAGCGCTTTCATCAACAAAGGGATCAGAGTCCAAAGGAAAATAg
- the LOC138899769 gene encoding ATP-dependent RNA helicase drs1-like, producing MPISEANLEEIHARGFGLTDEIIKSNEHEADARELASSDDDDDDGSLGKDAVMRPPSGEEETLTPILKPAKNKKKKWTSTSKDPKPKKNPVRKPKKDTVALPADVIQQLREEEEDEDDGSELVGRVKETIEAPKAAKSVVVEDIPPRAEGVLEKDSGEVPESSMIEDASQRDEKKAASELAKAKSEAEKAKAEAEVIVAVYRAEAKAAQVQVRVAAETAQTRAHWIAELAKCQSQRETLEVIHARDLDLTDEIIKAKEHKADARALASSDDDDEEGSKSGSENGEDLDGEEDILLPEWILF from the exons atgccaatctcggaggcaaacctcgaggagatccatgctcgaggttttggtCTTACCGACGAGATAATAAAGTCTAATGAGCATGAAGCTGATGCTAGAGAGCTGGcttcttccgatgatgatgatgatgatggaa gcctgggcaaagatgcagtcatgaggcccccgtctggtgaGGAGGAAACTTTGACCCCAATTTTGAAGCCGgcgaagaataagaagaagaaatggACCTCAACCTCCAAGGATCCAAAGCCTAAGAAGAATCCGGTTCGTAAGCCGAAGAAAGACACGGTTGCCCTGCCTGCAGATGTGATTCAACAGctaagggaggaagaagaagatgaagacgatGGCTCGGAACTGGTGGGCCGAGTGAAGGAAACCATCGAGGCCCCAAAGGCCGCTAAGTCGGTGGTGGTTGAGGACATTCCGCCTCGAGCCGAGGGGGTCTTGGAAAAGGACTCGggcgaagtccccgagtcatcgatgATCGAAGATGCCTCCCAACGAGATGAGAAAAAGGCGG cttccgaacttgcaaaggccaaatctgaagccgaaaaggcaaaggccgaggcagaggtgaTCGTCGCCGTCTACCGGGCCGAAGCTaaagccgctcaagtccaagtgAGAGTGGCAgctgagaccgctcaaactcgagcacattggattgctgaacttgccaaatgccaatctcagagggaaaccctcgaggttATCCATGCTAGAGATTTAGATCTTACCgatgagataataaaggctaaagaACATAAAGCTGATGCTAGAGCGCTGGcctcttctgatgatgatgatgaggaaggaagcaagagcgggtccgagaatggggaggacctcgatggagaagaa gatattttacttcccgaatggatcctattttga